The Rhodoferax sediminis genome has a segment encoding these proteins:
- the ettA gene encoding energy-dependent translational throttle protein EttA: protein MAQYVFTMNRVGKIIPPKRHILKDISLSFFPGAKIGVLGTNGSGKSTLMKIMAGLDTEIEGEATPMAGLNIGYLPQEPQLDPEQTVRESVEAGMGAVFAAKARLDEVYTAYGAEDADFDALAAEQAELEAIIATAGTDSEHQLEIAADALRLPPWDAKIGLLSGGEKRRVALCRLLLSKPDMLLLDEPTNHLDAESVDWLEQFLQRYSGTVVAITHDRYFLDNAAEWILELDRGSGIPYKGNYSDWLAQKQERLVQEQKGEEARAKALKKELEWSRQNPKARQAKSKSRLARFEELSDFEYQKRNETNEIFIPVAERLGNEVIEFVNVTKSFGDRVLIDNLSFKVPAGAIVGIIGPNGAGKSTLFKLIAGKEKPDSGEVKIGSTVKMAFVDQSRDALSNEKTVWEDVSGGLDILNVGKFQMASRAYCGRFNFNGGDQQKRVGTLSGGERGRLHLAKTLIAGGNVLMLDEPSNDLDVETLRALEDALLEFAGSLMVISHDRWFLDRIATHILAAEGDSQWVFFDGNYQEYEADKKKRLGEEGAKPKRMRYKALK, encoded by the coding sequence ATGGCTCAATACGTTTTCACCATGAATCGCGTCGGCAAGATCATTCCGCCGAAGCGTCATATCCTCAAGGACATCTCCCTGAGCTTTTTCCCCGGCGCCAAGATTGGCGTGCTGGGCACCAACGGCTCGGGCAAGTCCACACTGATGAAGATCATGGCCGGACTCGACACCGAAATCGAGGGCGAAGCCACCCCCATGGCGGGCCTGAACATCGGCTACCTGCCGCAGGAGCCGCAGCTCGACCCCGAACAGACGGTGCGCGAGAGCGTCGAGGCGGGCATGGGCGCGGTGTTTGCGGCCAAGGCGCGACTCGATGAGGTGTACACCGCCTACGGCGCCGAGGATGCCGACTTCGACGCGCTGGCGGCCGAGCAGGCCGAGCTGGAGGCCATCATCGCCACCGCCGGCACCGATTCCGAGCACCAGCTTGAAATTGCGGCCGATGCCCTGCGCCTGCCGCCCTGGGACGCCAAAATCGGCCTGCTGTCGGGCGGCGAAAAGCGCCGTGTCGCCCTGTGCCGCCTGCTGCTGTCCAAACCCGACATGCTGCTGCTCGACGAGCCCACCAACCACCTGGACGCCGAGTCGGTCGACTGGCTGGAGCAGTTCCTGCAGCGCTACTCCGGCACCGTGGTGGCCATCACCCACGACCGCTACTTCCTGGACAACGCGGCCGAGTGGATTCTGGAGCTCGATCGCGGCTCCGGCATTCCCTACAAGGGCAACTACAGCGACTGGCTGGCGCAAAAGCAGGAGCGCCTGGTGCAGGAGCAAAAGGGCGAGGAAGCCCGCGCCAAGGCACTGAAGAAGGAACTGGAATGGTCGCGCCAGAACCCCAAGGCGCGCCAGGCCAAGAGCAAGTCGCGGCTGGCGCGCTTCGAGGAACTGTCCGATTTCGAATACCAGAAGCGCAACGAAACCAACGAGATATTCATCCCGGTGGCCGAGCGCCTGGGCAACGAGGTGATCGAGTTCGTCAACGTGACCAAGTCGTTCGGGGACCGCGTGCTGATCGACAATCTCAGCTTCAAGGTGCCTGCCGGGGCCATCGTCGGCATCATCGGCCCCAACGGTGCGGGCAAGTCCACGCTGTTCAAGTTGATCGCCGGCAAGGAAAAGCCGGACAGCGGCGAGGTCAAAATCGGCTCCACCGTGAAGATGGCGTTCGTCGATCAAAGCCGGGATGCGCTGTCGAACGAGAAAACCGTGTGGGAAGACGTCTCGGGCGGGCTCGACATCCTGAACGTGGGCAAGTTCCAGATGGCCAGCCGCGCCTATTGCGGACGCTTCAACTTCAACGGCGGCGACCAGCAAAAGCGCGTGGGCACGCTGTCGGGCGGCGAGCGCGGCCGCCTGCACCTGGCCAAGACCTTGATCGCCGGCGGTAACGTGCTGATGCTCGATGAGCCCTCAAACGACCTGGACGTGGAGACCCTGCGCGCGCTGGAAGACGCCTTGCTCGAGTTCGCCGGCTCGCTCATGGTGATCAGCCACGACCGCTGGTTCCTGGATCGTATCGCGACCCACATTCTGGCCGCTGAAGGCGACAGCCAGTGGGTGTTTTTCGACGGCAACTACCAGGAATACGAAGCGGACAAGAAGAAGCGACTGGGCGAGGAAGGCGCCAAGCCAAAACGCATGCGCTATAAGGCGCTGAAGTAA
- a CDS encoding long-chain fatty acid--CoA ligase yields the protein MTAVTSSQPDQPAAKVPAHYRFWPKRLPYRLTPPANSLWQNLAVSALRYPDKAALVFFGRTFSYAEVLQKAERLAACLHGLGVKKGDRVVLCMQNCPQLVIAHFAILRANAVVVPVNPMNRAEELKHYINDPDAKVAITTADLADELAQASDALPASERLSHLIVTHFTDAFDAQVQGENAPPAAWMAWLTTRHAPPSLSGGQVVAWIDALAAAGEAPQHTAGPADLAILPYTSGTTGLPKGCMHTHASIMHNTVASCLWGTGTPENVTLAVVPMFHITGMVSQMHAAIYAAATMVVMPRWDRDLAGRLISAWRVTHWTNIPTMVIDLLASPHFDQYDLSSLVAIGGGGAAMPQAVAQRLFEQFGLRYAEGYGLTETAAPSHSNPPDAPKQQCLGIPFMSTDARVVNPDTLQEVPQGEQGEIIIHGPEVFAGYWKRPDATAEAFIEFEGKKFFRSGDLGHVDEDGYFFLTDRLKRMINASGFKIWPAEVEALMFRHPAIQEACIISAKDSYRGETVKAVVVLRASHKGKLTEQELIDWCREHMAVYKIPRIVQFVDALPKSGSGKVMWRTLQEAEQTK from the coding sequence ATGACCGCCGTGACGTCCTCGCAACCTGATCAGCCTGCCGCCAAAGTACCCGCGCACTACCGGTTCTGGCCCAAGCGCCTGCCGTACCGGCTCACGCCCCCGGCCAACTCCCTGTGGCAAAACCTGGCGGTCAGCGCGCTGCGCTACCCCGACAAGGCCGCTCTGGTGTTCTTCGGCCGTACCTTCAGCTATGCCGAGGTGCTACAAAAAGCAGAGCGCCTGGCGGCCTGCCTGCATGGGCTGGGAGTGAAAAAGGGTGACAGGGTGGTGCTGTGCATGCAGAACTGCCCGCAGCTCGTGATCGCGCATTTCGCGATCCTGCGCGCCAACGCCGTGGTGGTGCCGGTGAACCCGATGAACCGCGCCGAGGAGCTCAAGCACTACATCAATGATCCCGATGCGAAGGTCGCCATCACCACGGCCGACCTGGCGGATGAGCTGGCACAGGCCAGCGATGCGCTGCCCGCGTCCGAGCGCTTGTCGCACCTGATCGTGACGCACTTCACCGACGCCTTCGACGCCCAAGTGCAAGGCGAGAATGCGCCGCCCGCCGCCTGGATGGCGTGGTTGACGACGCGCCACGCGCCACCAAGCCTGAGCGGCGGCCAGGTGGTCGCCTGGATCGATGCGCTGGCGGCCGCGGGCGAGGCGCCCCAGCACACGGCAGGGCCCGCGGACCTGGCGATTCTGCCCTATACCAGCGGCACCACGGGCTTGCCCAAGGGCTGCATGCACACGCACGCCAGCATCATGCACAACACGGTCGCCAGTTGCCTGTGGGGCACCGGCACGCCGGAAAACGTCACGCTCGCGGTGGTGCCGATGTTTCACATCACCGGCATGGTCAGCCAGATGCACGCCGCCATCTACGCCGCGGCCACGATGGTGGTGATGCCGCGCTGGGACCGCGATCTGGCCGGGCGTCTCATCTCGGCGTGGCGCGTCACCCACTGGACGAATATCCCGACCATGGTGATCGACCTGCTCGCCAGCCCGCACTTCGACCAGTACGACCTGTCCAGCCTGGTCGCCATCGGCGGGGGTGGTGCGGCGATGCCCCAGGCCGTCGCGCAGCGCCTGTTCGAGCAGTTCGGGCTGCGCTATGCCGAAGGCTACGGGCTCACCGAGACCGCCGCACCGTCGCACAGCAATCCGCCCGATGCGCCCAAGCAGCAGTGCCTGGGCATCCCTTTCATGAGCACCGATGCGCGCGTCGTCAATCCCGACACGCTGCAGGAAGTGCCGCAGGGCGAGCAGGGCGAAATCATCATCCATGGCCCCGAGGTGTTTGCGGGTTACTGGAAGCGGCCGGACGCGACGGCCGAGGCCTTCATCGAGTTCGAAGGCAAAAAGTTCTTTCGCTCCGGCGACCTGGGGCACGTGGACGAGGATGGCTATTTCTTCCTGACCGATCGGCTCAAGCGCATGATCAACGCCTCCGGCTTCAAGATCTGGCCGGCCGAGGTCGAGGCCCTGATGTTCCGGCACCCCGCGATCCAGGAGGCCTGCATCATCTCGGCCAAGGACAGCTACCGCGGCGAGACGGTCAAGGCCGTGGTGGTGCTGCGCGCGTCCCACAAGGGCAAGCTGACCGAGCAGGAACTCATCGACTGGTGCCGCGAGCACATGGCCGTGTACAAAATCCCGCGCATCGTGCAGTTCGTCGACGCGCTGCCCAAGAGCGGCAGCGGCAAGGTGATGTGGCGCACGCTGCAAGAGGCGGAGCAGACGAAGTAA
- a CDS encoding serine hydrolase domain-containing protein, with product MSSTPILPTAEPAEVGLSAQRLDRLRLVLQSEIDRQRLPGAVALIARRGKVALFEALGQQDPAAGTPMARDSLFRIYSMTKPIVSVAVMMLLEQGRLLLSDPVSKYLPEYAQQQLAVERHGSLELQPVTPGATVQDLLRHTAGLTYEFLGLSAVQRQYGAARIGSRERSNAEFSQALAALPLMAQPGSVWEYSRATDVLGRLVEVLGGQPLGEFLHQQIFEPLGMRETGFWVPPEHHGRIAEPFARDPDGGVQMQLFEARQRPQMESGGGGLVSTAMDYARFLQFMLNKGELGGVRLLGPRIVDWMTADHLGTIPVNPHSGSATLLTPGHGFGLGFAVRTAPGLSAVPGSVGSYFWGGIAGTTFFVDPAEDLFALMMIQAPNQREHYRPLFRDLVYAALME from the coding sequence ATGAGTTCAACCCCCATCCTTCCCACGGCGGAGCCGGCCGAAGTCGGGCTGAGCGCCCAGCGGCTGGATCGCCTGCGGCTCGTGCTGCAGTCCGAGATCGATCGCCAGCGCCTGCCCGGCGCCGTGGCACTGATTGCGCGGCGCGGCAAGGTGGCGCTGTTCGAAGCACTGGGGCAGCAGGACCCTGCCGCCGGCACGCCCATGGCGCGCGACTCGCTGTTCCGCATCTATTCCATGACCAAGCCTATCGTATCGGTGGCGGTCATGATGCTGCTGGAGCAGGGGCGTTTGCTGCTGAGCGATCCGGTGTCGAAATACCTGCCCGAGTACGCGCAGCAACAACTGGCCGTGGAGCGCCACGGCAGCCTGGAGTTGCAGCCCGTGACCCCGGGCGCCACGGTGCAGGACCTGCTGCGCCACACGGCCGGCCTGACCTACGAGTTTCTGGGCCTGTCGGCCGTGCAGCGGCAATATGGTGCGGCCCGCATCGGCTCGCGGGAGCGCAGCAACGCGGAATTCTCGCAGGCGCTCGCAGCGCTGCCCCTGATGGCGCAGCCCGGCAGCGTCTGGGAATACAGCCGCGCCACCGATGTGCTGGGCCGGCTGGTGGAGGTCCTCGGTGGCCAGCCGCTCGGCGAGTTTCTGCACCAGCAGATCTTCGAGCCACTGGGCATGCGGGAGACCGGCTTCTGGGTGCCGCCCGAGCACCATGGGCGCATTGCCGAGCCGTTTGCGCGCGACCCCGACGGCGGCGTGCAGATGCAACTGTTCGAGGCGCGGCAACGGCCGCAGATGGAGTCGGGCGGCGGTGGGCTGGTCTCGACCGCCATGGACTATGCGCGCTTCCTGCAGTTCATGCTGAACAAGGGCGAACTCGGCGGCGTGCGCCTGCTGGGCCCGCGCATCGTGGACTGGATGACGGCCGACCACCTCGGCACCATTCCGGTGAATCCGCACAGCGGCTCGGCCACGCTGCTCACGCCGGGCCACGGCTTCGGACTGGGCTTTGCGGTGCGCACCGCGCCCGGACTGTCAGCGGTGCCGGGCTCGGTGGGCTCGTATTTCTGGGGCGGCATTGCGGGCACGACCTTCTTTGTCGATCCGGCCGAAGACCTGTTCGCGCTGATGATGATCCAGGCCCCGAACCAGCGCGAACACTACCGGCCGCTGTTCCGCGACCTGGTGTATGCGGCCTTGATGGAGTGA
- a CDS encoding cupin domain-containing protein, producing MTTHDLRDAHDHADAPWKHDGVRVIPANRLDGNTAQTPGMDRKAAINFARVGAQKLWAGTVTIHANAKTGAHHHGHLESVIYIIKGRARMRWGEHLEFTAEAGPGDFIYVPPYVPHQEINASPTEPLECVLCRSDGEAVAVNLAIEPAEKPETVLWVDPTHPHGAV from the coding sequence ATGACAACCCACGACTTGCGCGATGCGCACGATCACGCCGATGCGCCATGGAAGCACGATGGCGTGCGCGTGATCCCCGCGAACCGGCTCGACGGCAACACGGCCCAGACGCCCGGCATGGATCGCAAGGCGGCCATCAATTTCGCGCGCGTCGGCGCGCAAAAGCTCTGGGCCGGCACCGTCACCATCCATGCCAACGCCAAGACCGGCGCCCATCACCACGGTCATCTGGAAAGCGTGATCTACATCATCAAGGGCCGCGCGCGCATGCGCTGGGGCGAACACCTGGAATTCACGGCCGAGGCCGGCCCCGGTGACTTCATCTATGTGCCGCCCTATGTGCCGCACCAGGAAATCAATGCCAGTCCCACCGAGCCGCTGGAATGCGTGCTGTGCCGCAGTGACGGCGAGGCGGTCGCGGTCAATCTGGCGATCGAGCCGGCCGAGAAACCCGAAACGGTGTTGTGGGTCGATCCCACGCATCCGCACGGGGCAGTCTGA
- a CDS encoding TAXI family TRAP transporter solute-binding subunit: MPQAMRHTLLSLRDLLVSAGPFVLLTVALLAFAYWWLNPNPPRHVTLATGPAQSAYDEFGKRYKAALAVNGIDVTLLPSEGSAANLQLLRDGKADLGFVQGGSGDAQGDTQSALSSLGSLFVEPIWLFYREDAARKVPGTTDATLSNLAQLAGLRVNVGTQGSGVPALMDKLLQANRIDPKSIQLSQLAQTPATVAFLGGDLDAIVFVSAPEALMVQMLLQTPGVKLMNFAQSEAYSRRFAFLTPVVLPRGVVDLAGDVPPQNVRLVATTTTLLAREDTHPALLQLFSQAAQTLHSGAGWFNRAHEFPNANNTEYPLARPADRTLRNGAPLLQRYLPFWLANLVERMWLALGIIVAVLLPLSRIVPPLYQFRIRSRVFRWYGRLREIEHQLELEPASSPALVDELNTLERHVGKVSIPLSYADELYALRDHIEMVRKKLLKT, translated from the coding sequence ATGCCACAGGCCATGCGCCACACCCTGCTCTCGCTGCGCGATCTGCTGGTTTCAGCCGGCCCCTTTGTGCTGCTGACGGTCGCCCTGCTGGCCTTCGCCTACTGGTGGCTCAACCCGAATCCACCCCGGCACGTCACGCTGGCCACCGGCCCGGCGCAAAGCGCCTACGACGAGTTCGGCAAACGCTACAAGGCGGCGCTGGCGGTCAATGGCATCGACGTCACGCTGTTGCCCAGCGAAGGCTCCGCGGCCAACCTGCAATTGCTGCGCGATGGCAAGGCGGACCTTGGCTTCGTGCAGGGCGGCAGTGGCGATGCGCAGGGCGACACGCAAAGTGCCCTGAGCTCGCTGGGCAGCCTGTTCGTGGAACCGATCTGGCTGTTCTACCGTGAAGACGCGGCGCGCAAGGTGCCCGGCACGACAGACGCGACGTTGTCGAACCTGGCCCAGCTCGCCGGTCTGCGCGTGAACGTGGGCACGCAGGGCAGCGGGGTACCCGCCCTGATGGACAAACTGCTGCAAGCCAACCGGATCGACCCCAAGTCGATCCAGCTGTCGCAGTTGGCGCAGACCCCGGCCACCGTCGCCTTTCTGGGCGGCGATCTCGATGCCATCGTGTTCGTCTCGGCCCCCGAGGCATTGATGGTGCAGATGCTGCTGCAGACGCCGGGCGTGAAGCTGATGAATTTTGCGCAGAGCGAAGCCTATTCGCGCCGCTTCGCTTTTTTGACGCCGGTCGTGTTGCCGCGCGGCGTGGTGGACCTGGCCGGCGACGTGCCGCCGCAGAACGTGCGGCTGGTCGCCACCACCACCACCTTGCTGGCGCGCGAGGACACGCACCCGGCCCTGCTGCAGTTGTTCTCGCAGGCCGCGCAGACGCTGCACAGCGGCGCCGGCTGGTTCAACCGCGCGCACGAGTTTCCGAACGCGAACAACACCGAATACCCGCTGGCCAGGCCTGCCGACCGCACCTTGCGCAACGGCGCACCGCTGCTGCAGCGCTACCTGCCGTTCTGGCTGGCGAATCTGGTCGAGCGCATGTGGCTGGCGCTGGGCATCATCGTGGCCGTGCTGCTGCCGCTGAGCCGCATCGTGCCGCCGCTGTACCAGTTCCGGATCCGCTCGCGCGTGTTCCGCTGGTACGGCCGCCTGCGCGAAATCGAGCATCAACTGGAGTTGGAGCCCGCCTCATCGCCCGCACTGGTCGACGAACTCAATACACTGGAGCGCCACGTCGGCAAGGTCAGCATTCCGCTGTCTTATGCGGACGAGCTGTATGCCCTGCGCGATCACATCGAGATGGTGCGCAAGAAACTGCTCAAGACGTGA
- a CDS encoding P1 family peptidase → MTRPTAKAPTAATHAITSTPTPPSRRAPGSLTQVGGIEVGHFTDARRPTGCTVIIARHGAVGGVDVRGAAPGTRETDLLQPGNLVEQVHAIVLAGGSAWGLDAAGGAMRWLEEQGIGFDVGVGLVPIVPAAVLFDLPVGDARIRPDAEAGYRACAAASRQRPAEGNVGAGAGAVVGKLFGLHRAMKGGIGTASVTLQGVTVGALIACNALGDVVDPDSGRVLAGARTANGRALLDSRRAILRGEPLSPLLAGTNTTIGVIATDAVISKTQAQKLAQLAHDGLARSINPVHTLSDGDTLFALGTGQSGKTLGMMLLGTMAAEATARAVVRAVQAARGISVGALHLPAAAELAAPRARAAGPSR, encoded by the coding sequence ATGACACGCCCTACCGCCAAAGCCCCCACTGCTGCCACCCATGCGATCACTTCCACCCCGACACCGCCCAGCCGCCGCGCACCGGGCAGCCTGACCCAGGTCGGTGGCATCGAGGTCGGCCATTTCACCGACGCGCGCCGCCCGACTGGCTGCACCGTGATCATCGCGCGCCATGGCGCGGTCGGCGGCGTTGATGTGCGCGGCGCCGCGCCCGGCACCCGCGAGACCGATTTGCTGCAACCCGGCAACCTGGTGGAGCAGGTGCATGCCATCGTGCTCGCCGGTGGCAGCGCCTGGGGTCTGGATGCCGCCGGTGGTGCGATGCGCTGGCTGGAAGAACAGGGCATCGGCTTCGACGTGGGCGTCGGCCTGGTCCCCATCGTGCCGGCCGCCGTGCTGTTCGACCTGCCGGTGGGCGATGCCCGCATCCGGCCCGATGCCGAAGCCGGCTACCGCGCCTGCGCGGCTGCCTCGCGCCAACGCCCGGCCGAGGGCAATGTGGGCGCGGGTGCCGGCGCAGTGGTCGGCAAGCTGTTCGGCCTGCACCGCGCCATGAAGGGCGGCATCGGAACGGCGTCGGTCACGTTGCAGGGCGTCACGGTGGGCGCCCTCATCGCCTGCAACGCGCTGGGCGATGTGGTCGACCCCGACAGCGGCCGCGTGCTGGCCGGTGCGCGCACGGCGAACGGGCGCGCCCTGTTAGATAGCCGCCGCGCCATCCTGCGCGGCGAGCCGCTAAGCCCCCTGCTCGCAGGCACCAACACGACCATCGGCGTGATCGCCACGGACGCCGTGATCAGCAAGACCCAGGCGCAAAAACTGGCCCAGCTGGCGCATGACGGCCTGGCGCGCAGCATCAACCCGGTGCATACCCTGTCCGACGGCGACACGCTGTTTGCGCTGGGCACCGGCCAGTCCGGCAAAACGCTGGGCATGATGCTGCTGGGCACCATGGCGGCCGAGGCCACGGCCAGGGCGGTGGTGCGGGCCGTGCAGGCGGCGCGCGGCATTAGTGTGGGCGCGCTGCACCTGCCGGCCGCGGCCGAGCTGGCGGCGCCGCGCGCGCGCGCGGCAGGCCCATCGCGTTGA
- a CDS encoding NADP-dependent oxidoreductase, whose translation MSTLATLTNHQIRLAARPVGTPTRANWSTTTEAVAEPAEGGVLVKTLALSLDPAMRGWMNEGKSYIPPVGIGEVMRAGGIGKVIASKNPAFAVGDVVSAVLGVQEYLLVPQADLKRSSLAKIDLTLGSQTQWLNVLGMPGMTGYFGLMDVGQPKAGETVVVSGAAGAVGQTVGQLARIKGCRAVGIAGGRAKCDWVVKELGFDACIDYKAGPSAVRDGLKEHCPNGVDIYFDNVGGEILDAALARLARGARIIICGAISQYNNTSAVQGPKNYLSLLVNRARMQGIVVFDYADRYPLAVAELAGYLKDGRMKSKEDIVKGLDTFPEALIKLFTGENFGKLVLQVAED comes from the coding sequence ATGTCCACACTTGCCACGCTCACCAATCACCAGATCCGCCTGGCCGCACGCCCGGTGGGCACCCCAACCCGCGCCAACTGGAGCACGACCACCGAAGCCGTCGCCGAGCCCGCCGAGGGCGGCGTGCTGGTCAAGACGCTGGCCCTGTCGCTGGACCCCGCGATGCGCGGCTGGATGAACGAAGGCAAGAGCTACATCCCGCCCGTGGGCATTGGCGAAGTCATGCGCGCGGGGGGCATCGGCAAGGTCATCGCCTCAAAAAATCCGGCGTTTGCCGTGGGCGACGTCGTTTCTGCCGTGCTCGGCGTGCAGGAATACCTGCTGGTTCCACAGGCCGACCTCAAGCGCAGCAGCCTGGCCAAAATCGACCTGACGCTGGGCAGCCAGACGCAGTGGCTCAACGTGCTCGGCATGCCCGGCATGACGGGTTATTTCGGCCTGATGGACGTGGGCCAGCCCAAGGCGGGCGAGACCGTGGTGGTGTCGGGCGCCGCCGGCGCGGTCGGCCAGACGGTCGGCCAGCTCGCCAGGATCAAGGGCTGCCGTGCCGTGGGCATCGCCGGTGGCCGGGCCAAATGCGACTGGGTCGTGAAGGAGCTCGGCTTTGATGCCTGCATCGACTACAAGGCCGGCCCCAGCGCGGTCAGGGACGGCCTGAAGGAACATTGCCCGAACGGCGTGGACATCTACTTCGACAATGTGGGCGGCGAAATCCTGGACGCGGCGCTGGCGCGTCTCGCCCGCGGCGCGCGCATCATCATCTGCGGCGCCATCAGCCAGTACAACAACACCAGCGCGGTTCAAGGGCCTAAGAACTATCTGTCGCTGCTCGTGAACCGGGCCCGCATGCAGGGCATCGTGGTGTTCGACTATGCCGATCGCTACCCTCTGGCCGTGGCCGAATTGGCGGGCTATCTGAAGGACGGCCGCATGAAGAGCAAGGAGGACATCGTAAAGGGCCTGGACACCTTTCCCGAAGCCCTCATCAAGCTCTTCACGGGCGAGAACTTCGGCAAGCTGGTGCTGCAGGTCGCCGAAGACTGA
- a CDS encoding DUF1631 family protein yields the protein MTTQDAQPAAPYAALFDGCLREAADGGGSLMEMMVGKLRLSLQQQLRTAGAQQRDALAESLRLLARHEARLCAGYPQALQAAFAEEVAGQKVKPMVAALSFDELELMDETQVQESVEVARALQVALLASDSQLTDLNALICAAQGLRTVQAHRNPVRPELYVRTLRNQLAQTDVPALVWLSWMQHMGATLGQELGAVYASLCTSLRAHGVAQAAYSVTQTPDLSRPASVSRDAAGLTLAQLRRLLAGELDTGADQNSFAARFAREFESSGKQPLPPAFAHTVPAAFEALQEMKQVDQVMQRLAQRASDSAPTVPAAAQAAMPVSEQLRQQARGLGQALGLEVVALMVENITRDTRLLAPVQQAVRDLEPALLRLALIDPRFFSHKQHPARRLIEQMTHRSLAYRAADAAGFEAFLQPLRQAVDALSSVSIDSAEPFEFALQSLEAVWDRQEEHEREQRKMAMQVLAQAEQRNEMARGVAREMRERPEAALAPAPVMMFLCGPWAQVVAQARLADPHGAVDPAGCLTVAKNLLWSTQPGFEKKEIARLTGMIAPLLGQLREGLARIEYPAAEADLFFNQLMALHQQALKPAPGAPAPADAKTLAREKLEAMFRDADQARLWLAPSEAQQSGFIEATDSLLSRPRYEPAQPAPGPAGASHDPVAAPAAATPAPGVSLGAWVELQVHGRWTRMQLTWASPRGNLFMFTGVKGSTHSMTRHSLDQLLQDGTLRVFSDQAVVDSALDAVAQTAMRNSVDVTS from the coding sequence ATGACCACCCAAGACGCGCAACCGGCAGCCCCCTACGCAGCCTTGTTTGACGGCTGCCTGCGCGAAGCGGCCGATGGCGGCGGATCCTTGATGGAGATGATGGTGGGCAAGCTGCGGCTGTCCCTGCAGCAGCAGCTTCGCACCGCCGGGGCGCAGCAGCGCGATGCGCTGGCCGAATCGCTGCGGCTGCTCGCCAGGCATGAGGCCCGGCTCTGCGCCGGGTATCCGCAGGCCTTGCAGGCGGCCTTTGCCGAAGAGGTTGCCGGCCAGAAGGTCAAACCGATGGTTGCGGCCCTGAGTTTTGACGAACTGGAGCTGATGGACGAGACCCAGGTTCAGGAGAGCGTCGAAGTCGCGCGCGCACTGCAGGTGGCACTGCTCGCAAGCGACAGCCAGCTGACGGATCTGAATGCGCTGATTTGCGCGGCGCAGGGCTTGCGAACGGTTCAGGCCCACCGCAATCCGGTGCGCCCGGAACTCTATGTGCGCACGCTGCGCAACCAGCTGGCGCAGACCGACGTGCCGGCGCTGGTCTGGTTGAGCTGGATGCAGCACATGGGAGCGACGTTGGGACAGGAGCTGGGCGCCGTGTATGCGTCGTTGTGCACATCACTGCGCGCCCACGGCGTGGCGCAGGCGGCGTACTCCGTGACGCAAACACCGGATTTGTCCCGCCCCGCCTCGGTGAGCCGGGATGCCGCCGGGCTGACGCTGGCGCAGCTGCGCCGGCTGCTGGCCGGAGAGCTGGACACAGGTGCGGATCAGAATTCGTTCGCGGCCCGGTTTGCACGGGAGTTCGAATCCTCCGGCAAGCAGCCGCTGCCGCCGGCCTTTGCCCACACCGTGCCGGCTGCGTTCGAAGCGCTGCAGGAAATGAAGCAGGTGGATCAGGTGATGCAGCGCCTGGCGCAGCGGGCCAGCGATTCCGCGCCGACTGTGCCAGCAGCAGCGCAAGCCGCGATGCCGGTGAGCGAGCAGCTGCGACAGCAGGCACGCGGGCTGGGGCAGGCACTGGGGCTCGAGGTGGTGGCCCTGATGGTCGAAAACATCACGCGCGACACGCGTTTGCTGGCCCCGGTGCAGCAGGCGGTGCGCGATCTCGAGCCCGCCCTGTTGCGGCTGGCCCTGATCGACCCGCGCTTTTTCAGCCACAAGCAGCATCCGGCGCGGCGGCTGATCGAGCAGATGACGCATCGCAGCCTGGCCTACCGGGCGGCGGATGCCGCGGGATTCGAGGCCTTCTTGCAACCCCTGCGCCAGGCGGTCGATGCGCTGTCGAGTGTGTCGATCGACAGTGCCGAGCCTTTCGAATTCGCTCTCCAGTCGCTGGAGGCGGTCTGGGATCGGCAGGAAGAGCACGAGCGTGAGCAACGAAAAATGGCGATGCAGGTGCTGGCGCAGGCCGAGCAGCGCAATGAAATGGCGCGAGGCGTTGCCAGGGAGATGCGCGAGCGGCCCGAGGCCGCGCTGGCACCGGCGCCGGTCATGATGTTTTTGTGCGGCCCCTGGGCCCAGGTGGTGGCGCAGGCGAGGCTGGCGGACCCGCACGGCGCGGTGGATCCCGCGGGCTGTCTCACCGTGGCCAAGAACCTGCTGTGGAGCACCCAGCCCGGGTTCGAAAAGAAAGAGATCGCCCGGCTGACGGGCATGATTGCGCCCCTGCTCGGCCAGCTGCGCGAGGGCCTGGCGCGCATCGAGTACCCGGCAGCCGAGGCGGACCTCTTTTTCAATCAGTTGATGGCGCTGCACCAGCAGGCGCTCAAGCCCGCACCCGGTGCCCCGGCGCCCGCCGACGCCAAGACGCTGGCGCGCGAAAAACTGGAAGCGATGTTTCGCGACGCGGACCAAGCCCGGCTGTGGCTGGCGCCGTCCGAGGCGCAGCAATCCGGTTTTATCGAGGCGACGGACTCGCTGCTGTCCAGGCCGCGTTATGAGCCGGCACAGCCTGCACCCGGCCCGGCCGGTGCGTCGCACGATCCTGTCGCAGCGCCCGCCGCTGCGACGCCGGCGCCCGGCGTTTCCCTCGGCGCCTGGGTGGAGCTGCAGGTGCATGGGCGCTGGACGCGGATGCAGCTGACCTGGGCGAGTCCGCGCGGCAACCTGTTCATGTTCACCGGGGTCAAGGGCAGCACCCACTCGATGACGCGGCATTCGCTCGATCAACTGCTGCAGGACGGCACCCTGCGTGTTTTCTCGGATCAGGCGGTGGTGGACAGCGCACTCGATGCCGTCGCGCAAACCGCCATGCGCAACAGCGTGGACGTCACGTCTTGA